The genomic interval CTTGTCCGTATAACATCGATCACCCTTTAAAAAAAGTTTTATCCCTTCTCGACGACAAAGTCGACAAACAGAATCTTTATACCTTGCCAAAACAGCCTCCTTTAGACCCTTCTCCGTTTGGGTGGCCGACACCCGTTATGTGGAATAGGGGTTATATCTTTAATAACTTTTATGGTCATCCCAGCAGCCTGAATCGCCCGAATTGCTGATTCACGGCCGGCTCCCGGCCCTTTAACCAGCACTTCCACGGTACGCATTCCATGCTCCACAGCCCGCTGTGCTGCTTCTTCAGCCGTTTGCCGGGCAGCAAAGGGGGTACTTTTCCGTGACCCTTTAAAACCGACTACCCCGGCACTGGCCCAGGCAATTACATTACCGTTAACATCGGTAAAAGTAACCTGAGTATTATTAAAAGTAGCCTGAATACAGGCAACTCCCACCGGAACATTCTTTTTCACTTTTGCTTTTGTAGTTTTTCCTCTGGGTTTGGCCATTTTTCCTCCACAAACCTGATAGCCGGCAGTACAACTGTCAGCTACCAGCTAATTCACTATCAATCAGCTGCTAATACTTACTATCCCGGGTTGTCACATTCCCACAGTTAGACTATCCTATTTTTATCCCAAGGTGATGAGACTGTTATTTGCGCTTGCGAGCTACCGGATTTCGTCCCGGCCCTTTTCTGGTTTTGGCATTGGTTTTGGTTCTTTGCCCCCTCACCGGCAGTGAACGGCGATGCCTCAGCCCCCGGTAGCAACCAATATCCATCAGTCTTTTGATATTCCCACTTATCTCACGGCGCAAATCACCTTCAATATAGTTATCTTTATCAATCTGTTCGCGAATCTGACCCAATTCATCGTCCTGGAGCTGGTCCGCACGGATATCAGGATTTATCTGCGCTTTTTCAAGGATCATCTGAGCCTTACTTTTGCCGATCCCATAAACATAGGTAAGTGCGATGACGATCCGCTTATTCGGTAATACTACCCCTGCAATTCTAGCCAATTCCCACTCCTTCTCGTATCGGGTTTATCCCTGGCGCTGCTTATGCTTTGGATTTACGCAAAGCACCCTAACGACGCCATGCCGTTTAACTATCTTACACTTGTCACACATCTTCTTAACTGATGCCCGGACTTTCATTATCTGTCCCCCCTCTATTGTTCAACCCCTACAGGCGCTATTTAGCCCGGTAGGTAATTCTCCCCCTGGCAAGATCATAAGGAGATAATTCCATGGTTACCGTATCACCGGGTAGGATTTTAATGAAATGCATCCTCATTTTCCCGGATATATGGGCAAGCACCTGGTGGCCGTTTTCCATCTCTACCCGAAACATTGCATTAGGCAACGTTTCCAGCACTTTACCCTGCACCTCTATTACATCTTCTTTATTGGCCATGTGTGTATCCTTGCTGCTTTCTCTTTAATTCAGCCTAATCAATCACTTAAACCTAAGTTAAGCGTTTAGCTGTTAGCTATCAGCGTTTAGCCTTGAAAAATAAAGGCGTTACGTTAATGAGAAATAACACCCAACGGGTGAAAGTTTGTAAGTAAATATTTGACTTTGTCTATA from Pseudomonadota bacterium carries:
- the rpsK gene encoding 30S ribosomal protein S11, with protein sequence MAKPRGKTTKAKVKKNVPVGVACIQATFNNTQVTFTDVNGNVIAWASAGVVGFKGSRKSTPFAARQTAEEAAQRAVEHGMRTVEVLVKGPGAGRESAIRAIQAAGMTIKVIKDITPIPHNGCRPPKRRRV
- the rpsM gene encoding 30S ribosomal protein S13, whose product is MARIAGVVLPNKRIVIALTYVYGIGKSKAQMILEKAQINPDIRADQLQDDELGQIREQIDKDNYIEGDLRREISGNIKRLMDIGCYRGLRHRRSLPVRGQRTKTNAKTRKGPGRNPVARKRK
- the rpmJ gene encoding 50S ribosomal protein L36, whose protein sequence is MKVRASVKKMCDKCKIVKRHGVVRVLCVNPKHKQRQG
- the infA gene encoding translation initiation factor IF-1 translates to MANKEDVIEVQGKVLETLPNAMFRVEMENGHQVLAHISGKMRMHFIKILPGDTVTMELSPYDLARGRITYRAK